The Pradoshia eiseniae DNA window GATCCATACATTGGCCCTCATGCGATTGATTGCCTCCAAATATTGTTTCCCCGACCTAGCTGGCATGAAGCAGCCCTCCTCATTAAATGACTTATTATATAAAATATGAAGCATGTTCTATGCTTTATGATTATTAATCAATCGACAGCCTATTCCTTCAAATTATGACCGCAGACATAGGTCATCTTAGGGACTTTTCCTTATTTTCAACCGCCCTCGCAGTTCTTCCTTGCCGTTACGAAAGCGTTCCCATACTATATAATAGACAGAATTATCAGACATTATAAAATTAAATACGAGGAGGAAGGTTCTTGAGGGCAAAAAAATTCATGATAGCTGTCGTGTTGGTCCTGCTTATGTTACCGTATCAGCCATTCCAAGCGAATGCCGCTGAAAATGAAGGGAATAATTACCCAATCGTATTTGTTCATGGTCTTGGAGGATGGGGCGAAGATGAATTTGCCGGGTATCCATATTGGGGAGGAACCAAGGATGTCATCGGCCACTTGAACGACTTAGGCTACGAAGCTTACCAAGCAACCGTCAGCCCGGTCTCGAGCAATTATGACCGTTCAGTAGAGCTTTATCATTACATCAAGGGCGGGACGGTTGATTATGGAGCAGCCCATGCAAAAGAACATGGGCATGCACGCTATGGCAGGACATTCCCAGGCATTTATCCGGAGTGGGATAAAAATCACCCAATTCACCTCGTCGGCCATAGCATGGGCGGTCTGACAAGCAGGGGTGTTATCGACCTGTTAGAGGATGGCAGTGAAGAAGAAAGAGCCTATCAGCAGGCGCATCCAGAAGAAACAATCTCCTCGTTGTTTGAAGGCGGGAAATCATGGGTTCATAGCGCCACAAGCATTGGTACTCCGCATAATGGCTCGACTTTTGCCGATAATGAAAACCTCATCATTGACTTCATCAAGAACTTCGTCTTAAACATATCTACCGCCACTGGAATCAGCAAAGAAAATTTCCTCTATGATTTTAAATTGGATCAATGGGGCATTCGCAGGCAGGCTGGTGAGACCTTTACCTCCTACTTGAACCGTGTTATGAATAGCAGGGTTTGGGACAGTGAGGATATCAGCGTCTATGACTTAAGCACACCTGGTGCAGCCGTCTTGAATGAGAAGGTAGATACGAAATCGGATGTCTATTATTTCTCTTATACGGGCCAGTCCACAAAAGCGTCCCTTTTAACAGGTCATCATCTTCCAATTGTCTCTTCTCATCCAATTGTATTAGCTCCTTCAACATACATTGGCAAATTCACTAGAAACAATCCTGCCGAAGGACCAATTATCGATAAAAGCTGGTGGCCAAATGACGGATTCGTCAGCACTATCTCCTCCCTGTACCCAGACGGACAGCCGAACACAGCCTATGATGACTCTCCAGAAAAAGGAGTGTGGAACTATCATCCTATCAAGAATACATGGGACCATCTTGACTTCATCGGCATCTTCAGCTTAAGCACTCACACAAAACCTTTTAATGTCTATCCGCTATATGAAGAAATCGCCGAGAACGTCTCTTCATTACAACCATAATAGAATCTGAGGAACTGAGCGGCTTTCCTACATCTAAAGTATGATAGCCGCTCGTTCCTTTTTCTGATTTCATCCATATGCATAAAGAATATAATAAGTTCATCAAAGTCTATCTTTCCTTCCGTGGAAAATAATACTAATATGAGAGATAGAACATACGAGGGAGAATACACGATGAACTTCTTTCAATTTCACCGCACTATCAAAATACGAATCATCGAATCATTCTTGAGTTCGGCTGTCGGGAGCATGATTTTTCCTTTCATGGCCATTTATTTAACCTTCCACTTTGGCGTGAAAACGGCCGGCCTTCTATTATTGATCAATGTGTTTGTCGGTATCGCCATTAATTTCTTCGGCGGATATTTTTCTGACACATTCGGCCGTAAGAAAATCATCGTTGTCGCTGAATCCATGCGCTTTCTCGCCTTTTTAACGATGATGATTTGCAATTCACCATGGCTCACGGCACCATTAATTACTTTTTTCATGATGACTGTCAACAGTATTTGCTGGGGACTTGCGGGTCCGGCAAATCAAGCGATGCTCATCGATGTGAGCAAGCCTGAGGAGCGAAAGACAATGTATACGATTATGTATTGGGCAAACAATCTGTCTATCGCCATCGGCGGGATTGCTGGGGGCTTCTTATTTAAAGAGCATTTGTTTGAGCTATTGCTGGCCCTATCGGTAACAACGTTGATAACTTGGTTCCTTATAACCTTTGTCATCCATGAAACCTACATCCCTGCCTCAACAAAGGACGTCAAACCGGTACAGCATGCGCGAAAACTCATTAGCAATTATAAAGAAGTATTTAGTGATCGCGTCTTTGTTCTGTTCGTTCTGGCTGGCATACTCGTCTTATCGATGGAATTCCAGCTGACCAATTATATAGGCGTTCGCCTGGCAAATGACTTTCCTCTTCAAAGCTTATTGGGACTTGAATTTAGCGGGATTGAAATGACTGGATTTTTGCGCACAGAAAACACCATCTTGGTTGTTATCCTGGCCTTGTTTGCCACAAGGATAATTGCAGGCTTAAATGACAAGGCTGTGCTATTGACCAGCTGTACTGTGTTTGTAGCCGGGTATGTCATTATTTCATATACAAATAATATTTGGCTTTTATTCGGGGCCATGTTTTTGGCTACCATCGGAGAAGTGCTTAGGGTGCCTGTGCAGCAAAATTATTTAGCTAACTTGCCGCCTGAACATGCTCGCAGCTCTTATTTGGCCGTAAATGGGCTTACGTATAATATCGGTAATCTCATATGTTCAATCACGATTACATTGAGCGCCTATCTGCCTAAGCTT harbors:
- a CDS encoding MDR family MFS transporter, which translates into the protein MNFFQFHRTIKIRIIESFLSSAVGSMIFPFMAIYLTFHFGVKTAGLLLLINVFVGIAINFFGGYFSDTFGRKKIIVVAESMRFLAFLTMMICNSPWLTAPLITFFMMTVNSICWGLAGPANQAMLIDVSKPEERKTMYTIMYWANNLSIAIGGIAGGFLFKEHLFELLLALSVTTLITWFLITFVIHETYIPASTKDVKPVQHARKLISNYKEVFSDRVFVLFVLAGILVLSMEFQLTNYIGVRLANDFPLQSLLGLEFSGIEMTGFLRTENTILVVILALFATRIIAGLNDKAVLLTSCTVFVAGYVIISYTNNIWLLFGAMFLATIGEVLRVPVQQNYLANLPPEHARSSYLAVNGLTYNIGNLICSITITLSAYLPKLGTSAFMAIIGFLGVIIFARIIPALDDRIKPEKDIHKKTQLS
- a CDS encoding esterase/lipase family protein, with amino-acid sequence MRAKKFMIAVVLVLLMLPYQPFQANAAENEGNNYPIVFVHGLGGWGEDEFAGYPYWGGTKDVIGHLNDLGYEAYQATVSPVSSNYDRSVELYHYIKGGTVDYGAAHAKEHGHARYGRTFPGIYPEWDKNHPIHLVGHSMGGLTSRGVIDLLEDGSEEERAYQQAHPEETISSLFEGGKSWVHSATSIGTPHNGSTFADNENLIIDFIKNFVLNISTATGISKENFLYDFKLDQWGIRRQAGETFTSYLNRVMNSRVWDSEDISVYDLSTPGAAVLNEKVDTKSDVYYFSYTGQSTKASLLTGHHLPIVSSHPIVLAPSTYIGKFTRNNPAEGPIIDKSWWPNDGFVSTISSLYPDGQPNTAYDDSPEKGVWNYHPIKNTWDHLDFIGIFSLSTHTKPFNVYPLYEEIAENVSSLQP